The genomic interval GGCTAACTCTGATGAGGACAGCAGTTCCGGCAGTGACAAACCCAAAgaagacgacaacaacaaccccaaCGGCATCAAAACCATCACAAGCACCACCAGTGTGCAGGAGTATTTTGCCATAAAAATGGCTGAGCTGAAGCGAAAACGAGAGGCTGCTTCTAACGGATTTTCTACTGCAGAGGATAGTATTGATGCGACAAACGTTTTAACTGTGATGGAGGATACCGACCAAGAAGTTAAACTGACAGGGAATGAGGCATCTGGTTATATAGATGAGGCTGGGGGAAAGACCGatggaaagaagaagaaaaggaaatcggacaaggaaaagagaaaatgtgagaGAGAAGACTCGCTTCAAAAGGGAGATGTGAACAAAGAATTTCACCCATCGGCTGAGTTCATGATTGAAGCTTCTGCAGACATGGAAGACAATCAAGacaggaggaagaagaagaaaaaggcaAGGAAAGAAAGTACAGAGTCCGAAGAAGAAGATCTATCTCAAGAGGGAAGCGGGCTCCAGCCAAAAGTTACTCAAGGGAATGAAGATGTTTTTTGTCAGTTGGAAGAAGAGCAAGAAGATAATAAAAAgtccaagaagaaaaaaaagaaagcaaagaaAGATACAATCCTCATGAGTGAAAGTGGTGTTGAGGGCAACTCGGAAATGACATTAGAGGAAGAGCAATCTGATGGTAGAGCACATGAAGCCgataggaagaagaagaaaaaaagcaagaaGGGTAAGTTAACAGAAAGTGAAACCTGCGAAGACAAGACAACTGGAGAGGAAAGCGAAAAGATTGAAGTTGCTGAGACAGGTCAGTCTGAGCATACTGAAGTTGAAAATACCTCCACCGAGTCTTCAAAAAAGGACAAAAAAAGGAAGAGGAGAAGTAAACAAgcagaggaggaagaagaagatgttcACAACACCAGCATTCTCCGCTGCGAAAGGGACGGCAACAGAAGACGCTCAAAGTCCGTCCGGTTCTCTGCCGGCGGTGATGAGATTTTCCTGATCCCAACCAAGGAGGAAGTCGCCAAGGCACTCAAAGCTGCACAGAAGGCAGAGAAAAAGAACAGGAAGAGAGCTAGAGCGGAACTGGAGGAAGACCAAGAAGAAATGGCGGAGGAAGAAGAAACGACACCCAGGAGGAAAAAGAGGAAGACGTCTGAAGAGCAAGAGGAGGAACCAACACCTGTGAAGACGAAAAATAAATCTGTCGAGCAGGAAAAAGAAGCGCCACCCAAGAAGAAAAAGTCCAAAGGAAAAGAGAAGGTGGAGGCGGGAGATGTGGAAAACGTATCCAGCGCAGAGACACAGTCCAAAGAGAAACcctcaaagaaaaagaaatcggGAAAGGTCACCAAGGGGGAGGAATCCAAATCCTCTCAGAAAGAGCTTCAAGACGAGAAAACAGAGGATAGCAGTTCAAGCTCATCCTCATCTGAGGAAGAAGAAGCTGTGAAATCACCAACTTCCAGCATTGGAAAAGACTTGAAAAGTATGCCGTCCAACAACACTGGCGCAACCAGTAGTGGACCAGCGTTATACTTTCAGCATAGCAACCAAATGACACAAGCCACGGTAAATAGAATATGCCAGAGTTTTAAAGGCTCCAATCTCCAGTGTGTGAAAGGGTATGGAAATGACTGCTGATTTGATCCAAATTGAATGGAATAAAATAAGAGTCTTTGTCTGTATTATCTTTCTATATATATTTGCTTAGCACAAGGAATTCTCACTCTGGCATTTTGATCCTGATTTTAAAAAGGAATTGAATACTAAGAACAGTTTGTGTACTTGCTTGGTGAAAGTAATAGTCActgatgttttgtcataaattcaAAATCATTTATCttgagagagattgagaaagGGTATGAGAATGACTGCTTATTTGATCCACATTTGAAAATTGGTGCTTAGTCATAAATTTAAAGGTACAAATCTTAAATCATGTGAAAGGATATGGGATTGGGAAATACTGCTGATTTGATCCATATTTTAGattgaaaattaaaacaaattttaTAGGTCTTCGTTATGTTTATGTATTTGTGGAGTGCATCTGTTTGGTGTTCAGTCAGAACTTGAAAGGTGCCTATCTTGATTGTGTAAAACTGAAGGGTACAGGAATGATAGctgatttgtgaccctccaccacgaaatgagtcgcatgtcaccttgcgcggttctgcgctaggcttaatataagtccggagagtgtctggtaacagtgtgtgggtcaccttagtcacaggcttataactcaaacagtttttgctcttttctaaaacgggtttcaccactggatagagcataaaaaaactctttatgacaatgtgaaaatatgaaaatcatgcaaaggtgacatgcgactcattccgtggtggagggtcacatttgattGAACTTTTGTGAAATGAAATAGAATGAAAGTGGACGCGAATTGTTTTAAGCCTTTGTTAGGGTTGTGTGGATATTTGTTTTGCATTAGTAACAGTCATTGTTTGTATGGATTTTAATGCACTTTGGTGAAAAACGTGTCATGAAACTTACTTTGTTTAAAGGTGTCTACCTTCTCATGTGACCCATTATGCCAGCCACCGACTGACTAcgtattagggtttaacgtcctcttagaccagttggcctatattgggacaggtgttggtaatacgctgaagatatggtgtgatactttgattcgaacaagcccgctgtggacGTCTTCTttgacacaccagcattggggttgtctcgtcaaagtatcgaaatacgatcatgataatcagagacgagagatgatgcatgtgTATCTtcatgttttccaagccctgagactttcgctgtgaacttgggatctttttcgtgcgcatatGTGCACACGGgcgtgttcggacaccgaattgagtctgcacaaagttgactccgagaaataaatatctcgccgaactaggggatcgaacccacgctgatagcgacaaactggctacaaagccagccaCCACAAATATGACTCCATCAGAGATGTAAATCAATTCAGAAAAACATTTCCTTTGCCAGGTTGTTAATTTTTGGCATGTGTTGGATGCTCTCATTCTGTGTAAAAGCATTGGACAGATCTGCGATGATTAACATGTTTGTTTAGACGAGAAAGAGATAGGGGACAAAGATTAGTTACTGTAAACTTTCGTTTTTCAGTTGTGAGTGTTGCTGATTTTAGCTAATAGTTTTTTGAAGAATGAATTCAACCTGGAAGATTTTTTCGATTGATTTTTAGAGAACATGATGTATACTTCTACTTCTAGGTATGATTGTCTGTGCAACTCTACTGTCTTTCATGCATGAAAAGGACAACCTTTGTTTTGCAATTAGATGGTCAGAAATAACTCaagtttttatgggttgtgaaagagttgctttcccttgtttgtcCTTGCTTTTCCATGGATTGGAAACACTGAGTCAAGCAACACGTGACTttgtaggccaatcactagcgaatGGCGTGTCTATAAGCGGCGACGATCTGTGCCAGTGAAATCATGCAAACGACGAGTGATACCCCGGTTGGGGTCGAGCGACCACGTGTGGAGAAGTCGCACGTGTGTTGTTTGGCTTGGTGTTTGCAAGGAAGTGCAACTTTTGCACAACCCATAAAACCTGACTTATTTCTGGAATGCGTCGATTTCCCTCTGGGCATTTCCTCAGCTGCAATATTGAATGATAATTAAACATCTTGAGGAAAGATAACCCTTGTTGCTTTGTGGTGTTTGATAATTTCTATTTGTCTATGTGCTTGTAAATACATGTATTtcctgtttgtgtgttcgtctgctttttttaaaatttgttctTTATTTGCTCTTAAATTCAACCTTCCCATATGAGCTGACAAGCTTATCCATAATtaaaagttttgtgtgtgtgtgatgtgtgcaatTGAAGTATTGCAATATTTACAGGTGCGTTTTGGATATTGTTAGAGTAAGGACAGATACATGTAAGATTAAGATTGTGCCCAGAACGTCTATCCTTATGTATTA from Littorina saxatilis isolate snail1 linkage group LG7, US_GU_Lsax_2.0, whole genome shotgun sequence carries:
- the LOC138971331 gene encoding cylicin-2-like, producing the protein MAMLAEPKRKQKFGNDPRNSFWSKDESKFGFRMLESMGWTKGKGLGANESGRTEHVKAVHRLNTDARGVGCSKSHADRWIAHQDDFNSLLSSLNDTPAEGGEDAAVTVSLEEKSKSSRSRVHYHKYTRGKDLSSRSSHDLDCIFGKRKGQASENSTPTAQSEANSDEDSSSGSDKPKEDDNNNPNGIKTITSTTSVQEYFAIKMAELKRKREAASNGFSTAEDSIDATNVLTVMEDTDQEVKLTGNEASGYIDEAGGKTDGKKKKRKSDKEKRKCEREDSLQKGDVNKEFHPSAEFMIEASADMEDNQDRRKKKKKARKESTESEEEDLSQEGSGLQPKVTQGNEDVFCQLEEEQEDNKKSKKKKKKAKKDTILMSESGVEGNSEMTLEEEQSDGRAHEADRKKKKKSKKGKLTESETCEDKTTGEESEKIEVAETGQSEHTEVENTSTESSKKDKKRKRRSKQAEEEEEDVHNTSILRCERDGNRRRSKSVRFSAGGDEIFLIPTKEEVAKALKAAQKAEKKNRKRARAELEEDQEEMAEEEETTPRRKKRKTSEEQEEEPTPVKTKNKSVEQEKEAPPKKKKSKGKEKVEAGDVENVSSAETQSKEKPSKKKKSGKVTKGEESKSSQKELQDEKTEDSSSSSSSSEEEEAVKSPTSSIGKDLKSMPSNNTGATSSGPALYFQHSNQMTQATVNRICQSFKGSNLQCVKGYGNDC